The following are encoded together in the Pseudophryne corroboree isolate aPseCor3 chromosome 3 unlocalized genomic scaffold, aPseCor3.hap2 SUPER_3_unloc_79, whole genome shotgun sequence genome:
- the LOC134984739 gene encoding gastrula zinc finger protein XlCGF17.1-like: MPFPCSECGKCFTYKSHLVTHQRSHTGEKPYSCSQCGKCFASKSYFVTHQKSHTGEKPYSCIECGKCFACKSHLVTHQRSHTGEKPYSCSECGKCFPRKSALVRHQRSHTGEKPYTCPECGKCFTYKSALVTHQRSHTGENPYSCSECGKYFAWKYDLVKHQRSHTGEKPYSCSECGKCFAWKSDLVKHQRSHTGEKPYSCSECGKCFAWKSVLVKHQRFHR; encoded by the coding sequence atgccatttccctgttctgagtgtgggaaatgctttacatataaatcacatcttgttacacatcagagaagtcacacaggtgagaagccatattcctgttctcagtgtgggaaatgttttgcatcgaaatcatattttgttacacatcagaaaagtcacacaggtgagaagccatattcctgtattgagtgtgggaaatgctttgcatgtaaatcacatcttgttacacatcagagaagtcacacaggtgaaaagccgtattcctgttctgagtgtgggaagtgttttccacggaaatcagctcttgttagacatcagagaagtcacacaggtgagaagccgtatacctgtcctgagtgtgggaaatgctttacatataaatcagctcttgttacacatcagagaagtcacacaggtgagaacccttattcctgttctgagtgtgggaaatattttgcatggAAAtacgatcttgttaaacatcagagaagtcacacaggtgagaagccgtattcctgttctgagtgtgggaaatgttttgcatggaaatcagatcttgttaaacatcagagaagtcacacaggtgagaagccgtattcctgttctgagtgtgggaaatgttttgcatggaaatcagttcttgttaaacatcagcgatttcacaggtga